The genomic stretch AGGATCGCTCAGACTGATGGAAAATCACAATGGATCAGTGGCGACGAATCTCGTATGGAAGTACACAGACTGCGCGCAGAATATGATGCTGTTGTAGTCGGATCGAATACCGCGCGCATCGACAACCCGGAACTCACCGTGAGGCTGGTCGAGGGTCGCAATCCCAAGCGGATCATCGTCGCAGGATCATCTCCCCTTTCAACTGATCTCCGTGTATTCTCTGACGATTTCAAGAAGAGCACGATAGTGGCATGCAGGAGCGATCAACTTGCACACTACTCGCAAATCGACGGAATCACAACCTGGGAAATCGGAGGCACAGATGACGGCCACATCAGTTTAATGCACCTGTTGATCAAAGCTGGTGAAGAGAGATTGTCGTCGCTACTTGTTGAAGGTGGCAGTAGATTGGCCAGTTCGCTACTGAGGCACAAACTCGTCGACAAACTTTGCGTCGTGACTGCGCCGCGCATCCTCGGCAGCGGCCTCGCTGCCTTCGAGAACATCGGAGTCCAACGCTTGGATCGCTCAGTCACTCTGCGAGACGTGGTGTATAAGCAATTTGGAAATGACACATGGACATCGGGATACCCGGAATGGAGATAGATTTTGTTCACCGGATTAGTCACTGAAATTGGTACTATTCAGTCTACACACCGCACATCCAGCGGCTTGCGTCTGGTTGTTCGGGCGCCCAA from Candidatus Zixiibacteriota bacterium encodes the following:
- the ribD gene encoding bifunctional diaminohydroxyphosphoribosylaminopyrimidine deaminase/5-amino-6-(5-phosphoribosylamino)uracil reductase RibD, producing the protein MTDADYMKIALELARQGAGKVAPDPMVGAVIVKDGDIVGKGWYDRFGARHAEPVAIDQAGERCKGAAIYTNLEPCCHFGKNPPCSDAVIKAGISRVVSAMTDPNPKVNSGGFAKLKQAGIEVESGILEEEARQLNEVFIKYVTTKMPFVVLKIAQTIDGRIAQTDGKSQWISGDESRMEVHRLRAEYDAVVVGSNTARIDNPELTVRLVEGRNPKRIIVAGSSPLSTDLRVFSDDFKKSTIVACRSDQLAHYSQIDGITTWEIGGTDDGHISLMHLLIKAGEERLSSLLVEGGSRLASSLLRHKLVDKLCVVTAPRILGSGLAAFENIGVQRLDRSVTLRDVVYKQFGNDTWTSGYPEWR